From a region of the Actinomycetes bacterium genome:
- a CDS encoding MoxR family ATPase, which yields MERLAVPGVSTPEDLAHKLDEQGYLCDEGLATAAFLALRMGRPLFLEGEAGVGKTSLATALAGVLGAPLIRLQCYEGLDAAQALYDWDFPRQLLHLRAAEAAGVHDVEAIEKDLYDRRFLVARPLLQALETSPSVLLVDEVDRADDEFEAFLLEVLSDFTLSVPELGTVRAETPPLVVLTSNRTREVHDALKRRCLYHWLEHPGFAREVAIIRRRLPEASELLAEGVARAVQSLRALDLLKPPGVAESLDWAEALLALGAREVDPDRAARSLGAVLKYREDQERVLAAGVGALVS from the coding sequence ATGGAGCGCCTGGCCGTCCCCGGGGTGAGCACCCCCGAGGACCTTGCCCACAAGCTGGACGAGCAGGGCTACCTGTGCGACGAGGGGCTGGCCACGGCGGCGTTCCTCGCGCTGCGGATGGGGCGCCCGCTGTTCCTCGAGGGCGAGGCCGGGGTCGGCAAGACGTCGCTGGCCACGGCGCTGGCCGGCGTGCTCGGCGCGCCGCTCATCCGACTGCAGTGCTACGAGGGGCTGGACGCCGCCCAGGCGTTGTACGACTGGGACTTCCCCCGCCAGCTGCTGCACCTGCGGGCCGCCGAGGCGGCCGGCGTCCACGACGTCGAGGCGATCGAGAAGGACCTGTACGACCGGCGGTTCCTGGTGGCCCGCCCGCTGCTGCAGGCCCTGGAGACCAGCCCCAGCGTGCTGCTGGTCGACGAGGTGGACCGCGCGGACGACGAGTTCGAGGCGTTCCTGCTCGAGGTGCTGTCCGACTTCACCCTGTCGGTGCCGGAGCTGGGCACCGTCCGGGCGGAGACCCCGCCGCTCGTCGTGCTCACCAGCAACCGGACCCGCGAGGTGCACGACGCGCTGAAGCGGCGCTGCCTCTACCACTGGCTGGAGCACCCCGGCTTCGCGCGTGAGGTGGCGATCATCCGGCGGCGGCTGCCTGAGGCGTCCGAGCTGCTGGCCGAGGGGGTGGCCCGGGCCGTCCAGTCGCTGCGCGCGCTGGACCTGCTCAAGCCGCCGGGGGTCGCCGAGTCGCTGGACTGGGCCGAGGCGCTGCTTGCGCTGGGCGCCCGCGAGGTCGACCCGGACCGGGCGGCCCGCAGCCTGGGCGCCGTCCTGAAGTACCGCGAGGACCAGGAGCGGGTCCTCGCGGCCGGCGTCGGGGCGCTCGTGTCGTGA
- a CDS encoding SDR family oxidoreductase, translating to MPAETRSLTDTVVAITGVSAGIGAAVARLLVEEGAKVAIGARRHERLATLVDELGTDNALAVTMDVRSPADNQRLVDAALGRWGRLDTMVANAGMGLYGSILDYDDEAVATMIDTNFTGTVWSVRAAVPAMIAAGGGDLVIVSSVAGLRGGGDEAVYAGTKFAQVGLAGALDRELREKGIRVTAVCPAGVETEFAMGTGRTPGMPALESYLRPEDVAYAVLGTLRQPRRVRTTLWALWSMGQQS from the coding sequence ATGCCCGCCGAGACCCGCAGCCTGACCGACACCGTCGTCGCGATCACCGGAGTGAGCGCCGGGATCGGCGCCGCCGTGGCCCGGCTGCTCGTCGAGGAGGGCGCGAAGGTGGCCATCGGGGCCCGCCGGCACGAGCGGTTGGCCACGCTCGTCGACGAGCTCGGCACCGACAACGCGCTCGCCGTCACCATGGACGTCCGCTCCCCCGCCGACAACCAGCGGCTCGTCGACGCGGCGCTGGGGCGGTGGGGCCGGCTCGACACCATGGTCGCCAACGCCGGGATGGGCCTGTACGGCAGCATCCTCGACTACGACGACGAGGCCGTCGCCACCATGATCGACACGAACTTCACCGGCACCGTGTGGAGCGTGCGGGCCGCCGTCCCGGCGATGATCGCGGCCGGCGGCGGTGACCTGGTCATCGTGTCGTCGGTCGCGGGCCTGCGCGGCGGCGGCGACGAGGCCGTGTACGCCGGCACCAAGTTCGCCCAGGTCGGGCTGGCCGGGGCGCTGGACCGCGAGCTGCGCGAGAAGGGCATCCGGGTGACCGCCGTCTGCCCGGCGGGGGTGGAGACCGAGTTCGCCATGGGCACCGGGCGCACCCCAGGCATGCCGGCACTGGAGTCCTACCTGCGCCCGGAGGACGTCGCCTACGCGGTGCTTGGCACCCTCAGGCAGCCGCGGCGGGTGCGGACCACGCTGTGGGCGCTGTGGTCCATGGGCCAGCAGAGCTGA
- a CDS encoding response regulator transcription factor, with protein sequence MTGRVLVADDDRAIRESLARALELEGYPVVAVPDGASALEAIAGDKPDVLILDVMMPGIDGLTVCRVLRAQGDQTPILMLTARTETSDRVAGLDAGADDYLPKPFDLDELLARIRALLRRFRPMDGASDAGDVIGIDAPLVVADLTLDPATREVTRAGRPITLSKTEFDLLELLMRNAGVVLVHSTIYDRIWGYDFGPGSNNLAVYISYLRRKIDADEDVKLIHTVRGVGYTVRA encoded by the coding sequence ATGACCGGTCGGGTGCTGGTGGCGGACGACGACCGCGCGATCCGCGAGTCGTTGGCCCGCGCCCTGGAGCTGGAGGGCTACCCGGTCGTCGCCGTCCCGGACGGCGCGTCGGCGCTGGAGGCGATCGCCGGCGACAAGCCGGACGTGCTCATCCTGGACGTGATGATGCCCGGCATCGACGGGCTCACCGTGTGCCGGGTGCTGCGTGCGCAGGGCGACCAAACGCCGATCCTCATGCTCACGGCCCGCACCGAGACCTCCGACCGGGTGGCCGGCCTGGACGCCGGCGCGGACGACTACCTGCCCAAGCCGTTCGACCTGGACGAGCTGCTGGCCCGCATCCGCGCGCTGCTGCGCCGGTTTCGGCCCATGGACGGCGCCAGTGACGCCGGCGACGTCATCGGCATCGACGCGCCGCTCGTGGTGGCCGACCTGACCCTGGACCCGGCGACCCGTGAGGTCACCCGGGCCGGGCGGCCGATCACGCTGTCCAAGACCGAGTTCGACCTGCTCGAGCTGCTCATGCGCAACGCCGGGGTGGTGCTCGTGCACAGCACCATCTACGACCGCATCTGGGGCTACGACTTCGGCCCAGGCTCGAACAACCTGGCCGTCTACATCAGCTACCTGCGCCGCAAGATCGACGCGGACGAGGACGTCAAGCTGATCCACACGGTGCGCGGGGTGGGCTACACGGTGCGGGCATGA
- a CDS encoding HAMP domain-containing sensor histidine kinase: MTHPMGSLRTKITLLFVLVATVGTVITGMLSYLAMTDRLNSEVNASLASVAAETQRDSRDGDRGQPGGGPTGLNPIDLLRTEQVVTQTLDPTGNVSSPGTGLVLPVTALDRQVAAGQLGSVRRDEVIDDTPFRVLTVALGDGGALQVARSTVENERVLDQLRSQILIVVLVVVLLSGLAGWVIARQLTRRLARLTDAAEQVASTGRLDVPVPTEGTDEAARLGVALASMLEALRRSREAQQRLVQDAGHELRTPLTSLRTNVSVLRRHADLPDQQRVQVLTDLDAETRELTDLVNELVALASDQADQEPEQRVTLAPLVERVADRTRRRYGRDVTVDADTTEVLGRPAALERAVSNLLDNAAKFGGGAPVRVTVVQGAVTVTDRGPGIAAADVPYVFDRFFRADTARSMPGSGLGLAIVRDVAESHGGTAFARTTPNGTEVGIELPAAPAQP, translated from the coding sequence ATGACCCACCCGATGGGCAGCCTGCGCACCAAGATCACCCTGCTGTTCGTGCTCGTGGCCACGGTGGGCACGGTCATCACCGGGATGCTCAGCTACCTGGCCATGACCGACCGGCTCAACAGCGAGGTGAACGCGTCGCTGGCCAGCGTGGCCGCCGAGACGCAGCGGGACAGCCGCGACGGCGACCGTGGCCAGCCGGGGGGCGGGCCGACCGGGCTGAACCCGATCGACCTGCTGCGCACCGAGCAGGTGGTCACCCAGACGCTCGACCCGACCGGGAACGTGAGCTCGCCCGGGACCGGGCTGGTGCTGCCCGTGACCGCCCTCGACCGCCAGGTGGCCGCCGGGCAGCTGGGCTCCGTGCGCCGGGACGAGGTCATCGATGACACGCCGTTCCGGGTCCTGACGGTGGCGCTGGGCGACGGCGGCGCGCTGCAGGTGGCGCGCAGCACCGTGGAGAACGAGCGGGTCCTGGACCAGCTGCGCAGCCAGATCCTCATCGTCGTCCTCGTCGTGGTGCTGCTGTCGGGGCTGGCCGGGTGGGTGATCGCGCGCCAGCTCACCCGGCGGCTGGCCCGGCTCACCGACGCCGCCGAGCAGGTGGCCAGCACTGGCCGGCTCGACGTCCCGGTGCCCACCGAGGGCACCGACGAGGCGGCCCGGCTCGGGGTGGCCCTGGCCAGCATGCTCGAGGCGCTGCGCCGCTCCCGGGAGGCCCAGCAGCGGCTGGTGCAGGACGCCGGCCACGAGCTGCGCACCCCGCTGACCAGCCTGCGGACCAACGTGAGCGTGCTGCGCCGGCACGCCGACCTGCCCGACCAGCAGCGCGTCCAGGTGCTCACCGACCTGGACGCGGAGACCCGGGAGCTGACCGACCTGGTCAACGAGCTGGTGGCGCTGGCCTCCGACCAGGCCGACCAGGAGCCCGAGCAGCGGGTCACGCTGGCCCCGCTCGTGGAGCGCGTCGCCGACCGCACCCGGCGCCGGTACGGCCGCGACGTGACCGTCGACGCGGACACCACCGAGGTGCTAGGCCGGCCGGCCGCGCTGGAGCGGGCGGTGAGCAACCTGCTCGACAACGCCGCCAAGTTCGGCGGGGGTGCTCCGGTGCGGGTGACGGTGGTCCAGGGCGCCGTGACGGTGACCGACCGGGGGCCCGGGATCGCCGCGGCCGACGTCCCGTACGTGTTCGACCGGTTCTTCCGCGCCGACACGGCCCGCAGCATGCCCGGGTCCGGACTGGGCCTGGCCATCGTCCGCGACGTCGCCGAGTCGCACGGCGGCACCGCCTTCGCGCGGACCACGCCGAACGGCACCGAGGTGGGCATCGAGCTGCCGGCCGCTCCCGCCCAACCGTGA